The region GTGCAGAACCCCCTGGAGGCCACGGGCCTGGACCTGGAGCGGGTCCACTACCGCGTGCGTCGCGCCGCGGAGGGGGGCTTGTCCGGCGCGGTCCTCCAGGGTCTGAGCGGCGAGAGGGCGGTGGCcaaggaggagagcgaggagatgCTGCGGGTCGGCGCCACCGTCACGGGCTTCGGGGAGCTGGTTCTGGAGGCTGACGCGGGGGCGGGGGTGATGAGGCTGCAGGCGCCGCAGGACGGCCGTCCGTACATCTTGGTCGCCACGGACTACAAGAGCTACTTGGCGCGGCACGAGAGCTCCGCCTCCATGTGGAAGACGCTGGCGGTGGCGTGCGGCGCCGTCGGGACCACCGTTTTGGCGGGAACTCTCTACAACCTCCTCAAGAAACACGACGATAAATAGACCGTGATATTGTTATCAATGATCTACTCTTCTTGGGATTCGGCAGGCAGCCACACCTCGGCTGGTTGTTGATATGAGTGGGATGAGGAGGGCTATTCAGTTAAGACGTGCCTAT is a window of Gadus macrocephalus chromosome 8, ASM3116895v1 DNA encoding:
- the LOC132463071 gene encoding mitochondrial ubiquitin ligase activator of nfkb 1-A-like isoform X2, whose protein sequence is MPSSGQISKAHISYFIGCQCTTSHRLTRKSLWIIFCFIRCIVSLLSLIPGLVQPDGEPLASKFVPRSFGVVQKISEEEHWEYWNSLSKTWNSRKTNRTQTNHTVPFSLVAPGGYASPGGRDDEVYVKVQNPLEATGLDLERVHYRVRRAAEGGLSGAVLQGLSGERAVAKEESEEMLRVGATVTGFGELVLEADAGAGVMRLQAPQDGRPYILVATDYKSYLARHESSASMWKTLAVACGAVGTTVLAGTLYNLLKKHDDK